Below is a window of Trichosurus vulpecula isolate mTriVul1 chromosome 4, mTriVul1.pri, whole genome shotgun sequence DNA.
AGACTTTTCTTCTCAACCACCAGATTTCCAGAAGCCTTTACATGCATTGCCAATATAAATGGATTCCTTCTCTTGCTCGCTCAAGATGatacctttaaaattttttttcaaacttcctTCACCTAAAAACCACCTCTAAATGAAGAAACTCACCTAGTGAAAGATTTGTACCAAATGTTAGTCATGCATGGATTAAAGTGGAAAAGTGTGATGACTGGTCCTATGAAATGCTTCCTATGAACTGCTCCCTTCACAGACTCACATGACCATTCCAACCATGGAATCTGACAGTTTGAACCATGAATTACTAATATCTAATATTCATAAGGAAAAGACAAGTTGGATGAGCCATTACTCAAGGGGGAAACAAAAGAACTGCTTAATGATACTGGAATATTTTCCGAGCAATGAAACTGGCCAATCCAATGCTGTCATTTCTGAAGCCATAAACAGAAAACAAGGAAAGGTTCCTGAATTCTGGAGGACTGACAGTACCTTGTCATGGTATATAAAGGGTCCAGAACAAGACAGAGCATCCAGACCTGAAAAACCAACTCTTCCTTCTTATCCAACCCAAACCAGAACCAACCAACACCATGGTCCATTCCTGTTGTGGCTCTGTCTCCTCTGGCTGTTGCCAGCCCAGCTGCTGCGAGCCCTGCTGTGGCCAGTCCAGCTGCTGCCAACCCATCTGTTGCCAGACCAGCTGCTGTGAGCCCTGTTGTGGCCAGTCTAGCTGCTGTGACCCCTGCTGTGGCCAGTCCAGCTGCTGCCAGCCCTGCTGCCCACCCAGGTGCTGCCTGCCAGTCTCCTGCCAAACCACTGTGTGCCGCCCAGTGAGCTGCGTGCCCAGGTGCAGCCGCCCCATCTGTGACACCTGCTGTGTGAAGTGTGGCTGCTGCCCCATTCTCTCCTGTTGCCCCAGCTCCTGCACAGCTGTGGTCTGCAGACCCTGCTGCTGGGTTTCCACCTGCTGCCAGCCCATTTCTGTGCAGTCTCCTTGCTGCAGACCCCCCTGCTGCCAGCCAGCTGCCTGCCGCACCACCTGCCGCTCCACCTGCTGCCCCACCTGCTGCTGAGTATTTATGCCTCCTTTGAGTCATCCAAATCAGATTGAAAATATTGTCTCATGAGATGCCAATGTTCATCATTTCATTCTTCCATTCGGACACTACCCACCTTACCTAGGCCTTTTCTGGACATCAAACGACCAGTTCCATGGTCTAGGACTTGCAACCAATTTCTAGCAGCAAACGACTCATTGGGAATGACCTAGATAGACTTTCCAAGTTCATCCCAACAAGATCTGACCTTCCTTCATTCCCACAGGCATCCTGAGTCTCAACAAATCTATTATTTTAAGTCTTCTCCATagtgttgctcagttgttttcaataaacattttcctGGCATAGCAAATACTCTTCTCACTCTAAATTCTTCATTGGTGTGTGTTTCATTCATTGTGCTTTAGCTAGAGCACCATTTGAAAGAAGGTGAGAAATCCTACCTTTGAAAGATGCAAAGGAGTTCAGACATCATCATATTGTCTAGcacattcattttacaggtgaggaaactgaggttcagaaggggaaacagacttgcccaaggtcatgcagaggcaggatttgaacttaggtcctctgtctccaaatacaGTGCCCTTTCTTCTGTACTGTATTTACTTTAAGATTCAGAGAATCATCAAAAATCAGGTTTGACATCATGACGTTgagtattttgttgttcagtcatttttcagtcaaatCTGACTttcagtgaccccattttggggttttcttggcaaagatactggaatggttttgcaagtgaggaaactgaggcaaacagggtttagtgatttGACCAGTGTCaccctgctagtaagtgtctagaccagatttgaactcaataagGTTAGTCTTCCTGAACCACCTAGATGTCCCAATATTGAGCATATGCCCGGACAACCTCTCAATGTGTGACCCCCTGCATTTTTTGAGTAATATTCAatcatctttccttttcattccccTCATTATCTTGGGGGAAATCTGGACCCAAACCCAAGATTGGCCTGCTGGTATTGCACTGACAACATCCAAAGGCTAAGGagcatatattatttaatatttaaaccATTTTTTGTAATAAACAGTGGAATATACTAGTCCAGAAAGTGAATTTTGGCTGCGAGGAAAAATGTGGCATCCAAGGCTAAAGAGACAATAGTCTTCTTCTCCCTGTCCTTGTCCGAGTAGGAATATATTAACCTCCTCAAAGTTCATGCCAGAGTGGTGCTAGTGGTGATGGTGAGCAATCAGGAcagtagatttagagctggaaagggccttagggGCCTCTGAGCCTCACTcacttgttttacaaatgaggaaactgaggatcagaaaggttaagggactttctcAGGACCACAGAGCTAATGAGTACTTGGGATGAAATTTGAACCtaactcttcctgactttgagttcagttcactcttcatgactcctcaATGGGTAGAGACAATGGGTAGGGGGGTGAATGGTAAAGCAGAAGAGTGCTAGGCAAGGTGATTTACCACAGGGAGTTCCTAAAGTTCTGGAAGGGAGGCTAAAAAGGAGCTTGACTTGGGCTCTGGTGGTGGCACTGAGTAGGGAAATGCCCCAATCAGTGTAACACAACTCTTGGTCAGAGTCAAACAAATAGATGGAGTAGTATAGTGTTGCAGACTGACTCTACTTGAAACTGTCATGGTGACCACTTTGATATAGAAGATGAGGGATTGAGAGCTCTTTCAAGTTCTGGTTACACCGGAAGGAAAGATACACTGGAACAAATCAGAAAAACCAATATCCCTACCTTCTGGAAATGCTTCAGGGAAGATAGTACACTCTATTAAAGTTGGCAAGCTACACCTGTGTCTGAAATactgttgagagagagagagagaaagggagagagacagacagacagagaacaggaaagagagagagagagacagagacaaagagacagagacagagaga
It encodes the following:
- the LOC118846955 gene encoding keratin-associated protein 2-3-like — translated: MVHSCCGSVSSGCCQPSCCEPCCGQSSCCQPICCQTSCCEPCCGQSSCCDPCCGQSSCCQPCCPPRCCLPVSCQTTVCRPVSCVPRCSRPICDTCCVKCGCCPILSCCPSSCTAVVCRPCCWVSTCCQPISVQSPCCRPPCCQPAACRTTCRSTCCPTCC